One segment of Pan paniscus chromosome 20, NHGRI_mPanPan1-v2.0_pri, whole genome shotgun sequence DNA contains the following:
- the PLEKHA4 gene encoding pleckstrin homology domain-containing family A member 4 isoform X10, whose protein sequence is MEGSRPRSSLSLASSASTISSLSSLSPKKPTRAVNKVHAFGKRGNALRRDPNLPVHIRGWLHKQDSSGLRLWKRRWFVLSGHCLFYYKDSREESVLGSVLLPSYNIRPDGPGAPRGRRFTFTAEHPGMRTYVLAADTLEDLRGWLRALGRASRAEGDDYGQPRSPARPQPGEGPGGPGGPPEVSRGEEGRISESPEVARLSRGRGRPRLLTPSPTTDLHSGLQMRRARSPDLFTPLSRPPSPLSLPRPRSAPARRPPAPSGDTAPPARPHTPLSRIDVRPPLDWGPQRQTLSRPPTPRRGPPSEAGGGKPPRSPQHWSQEPRTQPGPPLESTFHQSLETDTLLTKLCGQDRLLRRLQEEIDQKQEEKEQLEAALELTRQQLGQATREAGAPGRAWGRQRLLQDRLVSVRATLCHLTQERERVWDTYSGLEQELGTLRETLEYLLHLGSPQDRVSAQQQLWMVEDTLAGLGGPQKPPPHTEPDSPSPVLQGEESSERESLPESLELSSPRSPETDWGRPPGGDKDLASPHLGLGSPRVSRASSPEGRHLPSPQLGTKSKEHHPLLADFRRSPGAGSQPLPSPGY, encoded by the exons ATGGAGGGGAGCCGACCTCGCAGCAGCCTGAGCCTGGCCAGCAGCGCCTCCACCATCTCCTCGCTCAGCAGCCTGAGCCCCAAG AAGCCCACCCGGGCAGTAAACAAGGTCCACGCCTTTGGGAAGAGAGGCAATGCGCTCAGGAGGGATCCCAACCTTCCCGTGCACATCCGAGGCTGGCTTCATAAGCAG GACAGCTCGGGGCTCCGTCTCTGGAAACGCCGCTGGTTCGTCCTCTCCGGCCATTGCCTCTTTTATTACAAGG ACAGCCGCGAGGAGAGTGTCCTAGGCAGCGTTCTGCTCCCCAGCTACAATATTAGACCAGATGGGCCGGGAGCCCCCCGAGGGCGGCGCTTCACCTTCACC GCAGAGCACCCGGGCATGAGGACCTACGTTTTGGCCGCTGACACCTTAGAAGACCTGCGGGGCTGGCTACGGGCGCTGGGCCGGGCCTCCCGTGCGGAGGGGGACGACTA TGGGCAACCCAGGTCACCTGCACGACCCCAGCCCGGGGAGGGCCCCGGCGGCCCCGGTGGTCCCCCGGAGGTGAGCAGAGGGGAAGAGGGGCGCATCTCAGAATCACCGGAAGTGGCTCGACTCTCCAGAGGTCGTGGTAGACCCAGGCTGCTCACTCCCAGTCCCACAACCGACCTCCACTCTGGACTCCAGATGCGGAGGGCGAGGAGCCCCGA CCTGTTCACCCCCCTCTCTCGCCCTCCCTCGCCTCTGAGCCTCCCCCGTCCCCGTTCTGCCCCTGCGCGGCGACCCCCTGCCCCCTCAGGAGACACAGCACCCCCTGCCCGACCTCACACCCCGTTGAGTCGCATTGATGTCCGACCTCCTCTGGATTGGGGCCCCCAACGCCAGACCCTCTCCCGACCCCCTACTCCCCGCCGAGGACCTCCctctgaggctgggggaggaaagCCCCCCAGGAGTCCCCAGCACTGGAGTCAGGAGCCCAGAACACAG ccGGGTCCTCCCCTGGAGTCAACTTTCCACCAAAGCTTGGAGACAGAT ACGCTGCTGACCAAGTTGTGCGGGCAGGACCGGCTTCTGCGGAGGCTGCAGGAGGAGATAGACCAGAAGCAGGAGGAGAAG GAGCAACTAGAAGCAGCTCTGGAGTTGACCCGGCAACAGCTGGGCCAAGCCACCAGGGAGGCTGGGGCTCCCGGCAGGGCCTGGGGTCGCCAGCGCCTCCTGCAGGACCGGCTGGTCAGTGTGAGGGCCACCCTCTGTCACTTGACTCAG GAGCGAGAGAGGGTTTGGGACACGTACAGTGGCCTGGAGCAGGAGCTGGGCACCTTAAGAGAGACGCTGGAGTACCTGCTGCACCTCGGTTCTCCCCAG GACAGAGTGTCTGCTCAGCAGCAGCTGTGGATGGTGGAAGACACGCTGGCAGGTCTGGGTGGCCCCCAGAAACCGCCCCCACACACTGAGCCTGACTCCCCATCTCCCGTGCTCCAGGGCGAGGAGTCCTCAGAGAGGGAG AGCCTGCCAGAGTCCTTGGAACTGAGCTCCCCTAGGTCCCCCGAGACTGACTGGGGGCGGCCTCCTGGAGGCGACAAAGACCTCGCCAGCCCTCACTTAG GTCTTGGGTCTCCGAGGGTCTCCCGGGCTTCCAGCCCTGAGGGTCGCCACCTCCCTTCCCCACAGCTGGGAACCAAG tccaaGGAACACCACCCCTTACTTGCCGACTTCCGAAGGTCACCGGGAGCGGGTTCTCAGCCTCTCCCAAGCCCTGGCTACTGA
- the PLEKHA4 gene encoding pleckstrin homology domain-containing family A member 4 isoform X3 produces the protein MEGSRPRSSLSLASSASTISSLSSLSPKKPTRAVNKVHAFGKRGNALRRDPNLPVHIRGWLHKQDSSGLRLWKRRWFVLSGHCLFYYKDSREESVLGSVLLPSYNIRPDGPGAPRGRRFTFTAEHPGMRTYVLAADTLEDLRGWLRALGRASRAEGDDYGQPRSPARPQPGEGPGGPGGPPEVSRGEEGRISESPEVARLSRGRGRPRLLTPSPTTDLHSGLQMRRARSPDLFTPLSRPPSPLSLPRPRSAPARRPPAPSGDTAPPARPHTPLSRIDVRPPLDWGPQRQTLSRPPTPRRGPPSEAGGGKPPRSPQHWSQEPRTQPGPPLESTFHQSLETDTLLTKLCGQDRLLRRLQEEIDQKQEEKEQLEAALELTRQQLGQATREAGAPGRAWGRQRLLQDRLVSVRATLCHLTQERERVWDTYSGLEQELGTLRETLEYLLHLGSPQDRVSAQQQLWMVEDTLAGLGGPQKPPPHTEPDSPSPVLQGEESSERESLPESLELSSPRSPETDWGRPPGGDKDLASPHLGLGSPRVSRASSPEGRHLPSPQLGTKAPVARPRMSAQEQLERMRRNQECGRPFPRPTSPGLLTLGRTLSPARRQPDVEQRPVVGHSGAQKWLRSSGSWSSPRNTTPYLPTSEGHRERVLSLSQALATEASQWHRMMTGGNLDSQGDPLPGVPLPPSDPTCQETPPPRSPPVGNSGSTGFSRRGSGRGGGPTPWGPAWDAGIAPPVLPQDEGAWPLRVTLLQSSF, from the exons ATGGAGGGGAGCCGACCTCGCAGCAGCCTGAGCCTGGCCAGCAGCGCCTCCACCATCTCCTCGCTCAGCAGCCTGAGCCCCAAG AAGCCCACCCGGGCAGTAAACAAGGTCCACGCCTTTGGGAAGAGAGGCAATGCGCTCAGGAGGGATCCCAACCTTCCCGTGCACATCCGAGGCTGGCTTCATAAGCAG GACAGCTCGGGGCTCCGTCTCTGGAAACGCCGCTGGTTCGTCCTCTCCGGCCATTGCCTCTTTTATTACAAGG ACAGCCGCGAGGAGAGTGTCCTAGGCAGCGTTCTGCTCCCCAGCTACAATATTAGACCAGATGGGCCGGGAGCCCCCCGAGGGCGGCGCTTCACCTTCACC GCAGAGCACCCGGGCATGAGGACCTACGTTTTGGCCGCTGACACCTTAGAAGACCTGCGGGGCTGGCTACGGGCGCTGGGCCGGGCCTCCCGTGCGGAGGGGGACGACTA TGGGCAACCCAGGTCACCTGCACGACCCCAGCCCGGGGAGGGCCCCGGCGGCCCCGGTGGTCCCCCGGAGGTGAGCAGAGGGGAAGAGGGGCGCATCTCAGAATCACCGGAAGTGGCTCGACTCTCCAGAGGTCGTGGTAGACCCAGGCTGCTCACTCCCAGTCCCACAACCGACCTCCACTCTGGACTCCAGATGCGGAGGGCGAGGAGCCCCGA CCTGTTCACCCCCCTCTCTCGCCCTCCCTCGCCTCTGAGCCTCCCCCGTCCCCGTTCTGCCCCTGCGCGGCGACCCCCTGCCCCCTCAGGAGACACAGCACCCCCTGCCCGACCTCACACCCCGTTGAGTCGCATTGATGTCCGACCTCCTCTGGATTGGGGCCCCCAACGCCAGACCCTCTCCCGACCCCCTACTCCCCGCCGAGGACCTCCctctgaggctgggggaggaaagCCCCCCAGGAGTCCCCAGCACTGGAGTCAGGAGCCCAGAACACAG ccGGGTCCTCCCCTGGAGTCAACTTTCCACCAAAGCTTGGAGACAGAT ACGCTGCTGACCAAGTTGTGCGGGCAGGACCGGCTTCTGCGGAGGCTGCAGGAGGAGATAGACCAGAAGCAGGAGGAGAAG GAGCAACTAGAAGCAGCTCTGGAGTTGACCCGGCAACAGCTGGGCCAAGCCACCAGGGAGGCTGGGGCTCCCGGCAGGGCCTGGGGTCGCCAGCGCCTCCTGCAGGACCGGCTGGTCAGTGTGAGGGCCACCCTCTGTCACTTGACTCAG GAGCGAGAGAGGGTTTGGGACACGTACAGTGGCCTGGAGCAGGAGCTGGGCACCTTAAGAGAGACGCTGGAGTACCTGCTGCACCTCGGTTCTCCCCAG GACAGAGTGTCTGCTCAGCAGCAGCTGTGGATGGTGGAAGACACGCTGGCAGGTCTGGGTGGCCCCCAGAAACCGCCCCCACACACTGAGCCTGACTCCCCATCTCCCGTGCTCCAGGGCGAGGAGTCCTCAGAGAGGGAG AGCCTGCCAGAGTCCTTGGAACTGAGCTCCCCTAGGTCCCCCGAGACTGACTGGGGGCGGCCTCCTGGAGGCGACAAAGACCTCGCCAGCCCTCACTTAG GTCTTGGGTCTCCGAGGGTCTCCCGGGCTTCCAGCCCTGAGGGTCGCCACCTCCCTTCCCCACAGCTGGGAACCAAG GCCCCGGTGGCCCGGCCCCGGATGAGTGCCCAGGAGCAGCTGGAGCGGATGCGCAGAAACCAGGAATGTGGACGGCCCTTTCCTCGCCCGACCTCCCCCGGGCTTCTCACCCTGGGAAGGACACTGTCCCCAGCCAGACGCCAGCCTGACGTGGAGCAAAGG CCTGTCGTAGGACACTCGGGAGCCCAGAAATGGCTCAGAAGCTCTGGGTCCTGGAGTAG tccaaGGAACACCACCCCTTACTTGCCGACTTCCGAAGGTCACCGGGAGCGGGTTCTCAGCCTCTCCCAAGCCCTGGCTACTGAGGCGTCGCAGTGGCACAGAATGATGACAG GTGGAAATTTGGACTCCCAGGGAGACCCTCTTCCCGGTGTGCCGCTGCCTCCTTCGGACCCCACGTGCCAGGAGACCCCTCCCCCCAGATCTCCCCCGGTGGGTAATTCAGGTTCCACGGGGTTCTCTCGCCGAGGGAGTGGGCGTGGAGGAGGTCCCACCCCCTGGGGGCCCGCGTGGGATGCCGGGATCGCCCCTCCGGTCCTGCCACAAGACGAGGGGGCATGGCCTCTGCGAGTCACTCTGCTACAGTCCAGCTTCTAA
- the PLEKHA4 gene encoding pleckstrin homology domain-containing family A member 4 isoform X1, translating into MEGSRPRSSLSLASSASTISSLSSLSPKKPTRAVNKVHAFGKRGNALRRDPNLPVHIRGWLHKQDSSGLRLWKRRWFVLSGHCLFYYKDSREESVLGSVLLPSYNIRPDGPGAPRGRRFTFTAEHPGMRTYVLAADTLEDLRGWLRALGRASRAEGDDYGQPRSPARPQPGEGPGGPGGPPEVSRGEEGRISESPEVARLSRGRGRPRLLTPSPTTDLHSGLQMRRARSPDLFTPLSRPPSPLSLPRPRSAPARRPPAPSGDTAPPARPHTPLSRIDVRPPLDWGPQRQTLSRPPTPRRGPPSEAGGGKPPRSPQHWSQEPRTQVSREAPSGASTYLQLPPRPPGTRASMVLLPGPPLESTFHQSLETDTLLTKLCGQDRLLRRLQEEIDQKQEEKEQLEAALELTRQQLGQATREAGAPGRAWGRQRLLQDRLVSVRATLCHLTQERERVWDTYSGLEQELGTLRETLEYLLHLGSPQDRVSAQQQLWMVEDTLAGLGGPQKPPPHTEPDSPSPVLQGEESSERESLPESLELSSPRSPETDWGRPPGGDKDLASPHLGLGSPRVSRASSPEGRHLPSPQLGTKAPVARPRMSAQEQLERMRRNQECGRPFPRPTSPGLLTLGRTLSPARRQPDVEQRPVVGHSGAQKWLRSSGSWSSPRNTTPYLPTSEGHRERVLSLSQALATEASQWHRMMTGGNLDSQGDPLPGVPLPPSDPTCQETPPPRSPPVGNSGSTGFSRRGSGRGGGPTPWGPAWDAGIAPPVLPQDEGAWPLRVTLLQSSF; encoded by the exons ATGGAGGGGAGCCGACCTCGCAGCAGCCTGAGCCTGGCCAGCAGCGCCTCCACCATCTCCTCGCTCAGCAGCCTGAGCCCCAAG AAGCCCACCCGGGCAGTAAACAAGGTCCACGCCTTTGGGAAGAGAGGCAATGCGCTCAGGAGGGATCCCAACCTTCCCGTGCACATCCGAGGCTGGCTTCATAAGCAG GACAGCTCGGGGCTCCGTCTCTGGAAACGCCGCTGGTTCGTCCTCTCCGGCCATTGCCTCTTTTATTACAAGG ACAGCCGCGAGGAGAGTGTCCTAGGCAGCGTTCTGCTCCCCAGCTACAATATTAGACCAGATGGGCCGGGAGCCCCCCGAGGGCGGCGCTTCACCTTCACC GCAGAGCACCCGGGCATGAGGACCTACGTTTTGGCCGCTGACACCTTAGAAGACCTGCGGGGCTGGCTACGGGCGCTGGGCCGGGCCTCCCGTGCGGAGGGGGACGACTA TGGGCAACCCAGGTCACCTGCACGACCCCAGCCCGGGGAGGGCCCCGGCGGCCCCGGTGGTCCCCCGGAGGTGAGCAGAGGGGAAGAGGGGCGCATCTCAGAATCACCGGAAGTGGCTCGACTCTCCAGAGGTCGTGGTAGACCCAGGCTGCTCACTCCCAGTCCCACAACCGACCTCCACTCTGGACTCCAGATGCGGAGGGCGAGGAGCCCCGA CCTGTTCACCCCCCTCTCTCGCCCTCCCTCGCCTCTGAGCCTCCCCCGTCCCCGTTCTGCCCCTGCGCGGCGACCCCCTGCCCCCTCAGGAGACACAGCACCCCCTGCCCGACCTCACACCCCGTTGAGTCGCATTGATGTCCGACCTCCTCTGGATTGGGGCCCCCAACGCCAGACCCTCTCCCGACCCCCTACTCCCCGCCGAGGACCTCCctctgaggctgggggaggaaagCCCCCCAGGAGTCCCCAGCACTGGAGTCAGGAGCCCAGAACACAGGTGAGCAGAGAG GCACCCTCTGGCGCCTCCACTTATCTCCAGCTCCCCCCACGGCCCCCTGGGACCCGGGCCTCCATGGTTTTATTG ccGGGTCCTCCCCTGGAGTCAACTTTCCACCAAAGCTTGGAGACAGAT ACGCTGCTGACCAAGTTGTGCGGGCAGGACCGGCTTCTGCGGAGGCTGCAGGAGGAGATAGACCAGAAGCAGGAGGAGAAG GAGCAACTAGAAGCAGCTCTGGAGTTGACCCGGCAACAGCTGGGCCAAGCCACCAGGGAGGCTGGGGCTCCCGGCAGGGCCTGGGGTCGCCAGCGCCTCCTGCAGGACCGGCTGGTCAGTGTGAGGGCCACCCTCTGTCACTTGACTCAG GAGCGAGAGAGGGTTTGGGACACGTACAGTGGCCTGGAGCAGGAGCTGGGCACCTTAAGAGAGACGCTGGAGTACCTGCTGCACCTCGGTTCTCCCCAG GACAGAGTGTCTGCTCAGCAGCAGCTGTGGATGGTGGAAGACACGCTGGCAGGTCTGGGTGGCCCCCAGAAACCGCCCCCACACACTGAGCCTGACTCCCCATCTCCCGTGCTCCAGGGCGAGGAGTCCTCAGAGAGGGAG AGCCTGCCAGAGTCCTTGGAACTGAGCTCCCCTAGGTCCCCCGAGACTGACTGGGGGCGGCCTCCTGGAGGCGACAAAGACCTCGCCAGCCCTCACTTAG GTCTTGGGTCTCCGAGGGTCTCCCGGGCTTCCAGCCCTGAGGGTCGCCACCTCCCTTCCCCACAGCTGGGAACCAAG GCCCCGGTGGCCCGGCCCCGGATGAGTGCCCAGGAGCAGCTGGAGCGGATGCGCAGAAACCAGGAATGTGGACGGCCCTTTCCTCGCCCGACCTCCCCCGGGCTTCTCACCCTGGGAAGGACACTGTCCCCAGCCAGACGCCAGCCTGACGTGGAGCAAAGG CCTGTCGTAGGACACTCGGGAGCCCAGAAATGGCTCAGAAGCTCTGGGTCCTGGAGTAG tccaaGGAACACCACCCCTTACTTGCCGACTTCCGAAGGTCACCGGGAGCGGGTTCTCAGCCTCTCCCAAGCCCTGGCTACTGAGGCGTCGCAGTGGCACAGAATGATGACAG GTGGAAATTTGGACTCCCAGGGAGACCCTCTTCCCGGTGTGCCGCTGCCTCCTTCGGACCCCACGTGCCAGGAGACCCCTCCCCCCAGATCTCCCCCGGTGGGTAATTCAGGTTCCACGGGGTTCTCTCGCCGAGGGAGTGGGCGTGGAGGAGGTCCCACCCCCTGGGGGCCCGCGTGGGATGCCGGGATCGCCCCTCCGGTCCTGCCACAAGACGAGGGGGCATGGCCTCTGCGAGTCACTCTGCTACAGTCCAGCTTCTAA
- the PLEKHA4 gene encoding pleckstrin homology domain-containing family A member 4 isoform X9, producing MRTYVLAADTLEDLRGWLRALGRASRAEGDDYGQPRSPARPQPGEGPGGPGGPPEVSRGEEGRISESPEVARLSRGRGRPRLLTPSPTTDLHSGLQMRRARSPDLFTPLSRPPSPLSLPRPRSAPARRPPAPSGDTAPPARPHTPLSRIDVRPPLDWGPQRQTLSRPPTPRRGPPSEAGGGKPPRSPQHWSQEPRTQVSREAPSGASTYLQLPPRPPGTRASMVLLPGPPLESTFHQSLETDTLLTKLCGQDRLLRRLQEEIDQKQEEKEQLEAALELTRQQLGQATREAGAPGRAWGRQRLLQDRLVSVRATLCHLTQERERVWDTYSGLEQELGTLRETLEYLLHLGSPQDRVSAQQQLWMVEDTLAGLGGPQKPPPHTEPDSPSPVLQGEESSERESLPESLELSSPRSPETDWGRPPGGDKDLASPHLGLGSPRVSRASSPEGRHLPSPQLGTKAPVARPRMSAQEQLERMRRNQECGRPFPRPTSPGLLTLGRTLSPARRQPDVEQRPVVGHSGAQKWLRSSGSWSSPRNTTPYLPTSEGHRERVLSLSQALATEASQWHRMMTGGNLDSQGDPLPGVPLPPSDPTCQETPPPRSPPVGNSGSTGFSRRGSGRGGGPTPWGPAWDAGIAPPVLPQDEGAWPLRVTLLQSSF from the exons ATGAGGACCTACGTTTTGGCCGCTGACACCTTAGAAGACCTGCGGGGCTGGCTACGGGCGCTGGGCCGGGCCTCCCGTGCGGAGGGGGACGACTA TGGGCAACCCAGGTCACCTGCACGACCCCAGCCCGGGGAGGGCCCCGGCGGCCCCGGTGGTCCCCCGGAGGTGAGCAGAGGGGAAGAGGGGCGCATCTCAGAATCACCGGAAGTGGCTCGACTCTCCAGAGGTCGTGGTAGACCCAGGCTGCTCACTCCCAGTCCCACAACCGACCTCCACTCTGGACTCCAGATGCGGAGGGCGAGGAGCCCCGA CCTGTTCACCCCCCTCTCTCGCCCTCCCTCGCCTCTGAGCCTCCCCCGTCCCCGTTCTGCCCCTGCGCGGCGACCCCCTGCCCCCTCAGGAGACACAGCACCCCCTGCCCGACCTCACACCCCGTTGAGTCGCATTGATGTCCGACCTCCTCTGGATTGGGGCCCCCAACGCCAGACCCTCTCCCGACCCCCTACTCCCCGCCGAGGACCTCCctctgaggctgggggaggaaagCCCCCCAGGAGTCCCCAGCACTGGAGTCAGGAGCCCAGAACACAGGTGAGCAGAGAG GCACCCTCTGGCGCCTCCACTTATCTCCAGCTCCCCCCACGGCCCCCTGGGACCCGGGCCTCCATGGTTTTATTG ccGGGTCCTCCCCTGGAGTCAACTTTCCACCAAAGCTTGGAGACAGAT ACGCTGCTGACCAAGTTGTGCGGGCAGGACCGGCTTCTGCGGAGGCTGCAGGAGGAGATAGACCAGAAGCAGGAGGAGAAG GAGCAACTAGAAGCAGCTCTGGAGTTGACCCGGCAACAGCTGGGCCAAGCCACCAGGGAGGCTGGGGCTCCCGGCAGGGCCTGGGGTCGCCAGCGCCTCCTGCAGGACCGGCTGGTCAGTGTGAGGGCCACCCTCTGTCACTTGACTCAG GAGCGAGAGAGGGTTTGGGACACGTACAGTGGCCTGGAGCAGGAGCTGGGCACCTTAAGAGAGACGCTGGAGTACCTGCTGCACCTCGGTTCTCCCCAG GACAGAGTGTCTGCTCAGCAGCAGCTGTGGATGGTGGAAGACACGCTGGCAGGTCTGGGTGGCCCCCAGAAACCGCCCCCACACACTGAGCCTGACTCCCCATCTCCCGTGCTCCAGGGCGAGGAGTCCTCAGAGAGGGAG AGCCTGCCAGAGTCCTTGGAACTGAGCTCCCCTAGGTCCCCCGAGACTGACTGGGGGCGGCCTCCTGGAGGCGACAAAGACCTCGCCAGCCCTCACTTAG GTCTTGGGTCTCCGAGGGTCTCCCGGGCTTCCAGCCCTGAGGGTCGCCACCTCCCTTCCCCACAGCTGGGAACCAAG GCCCCGGTGGCCCGGCCCCGGATGAGTGCCCAGGAGCAGCTGGAGCGGATGCGCAGAAACCAGGAATGTGGACGGCCCTTTCCTCGCCCGACCTCCCCCGGGCTTCTCACCCTGGGAAGGACACTGTCCCCAGCCAGACGCCAGCCTGACGTGGAGCAAAGG CCTGTCGTAGGACACTCGGGAGCCCAGAAATGGCTCAGAAGCTCTGGGTCCTGGAGTAG tccaaGGAACACCACCCCTTACTTGCCGACTTCCGAAGGTCACCGGGAGCGGGTTCTCAGCCTCTCCCAAGCCCTGGCTACTGAGGCGTCGCAGTGGCACAGAATGATGACAG GTGGAAATTTGGACTCCCAGGGAGACCCTCTTCCCGGTGTGCCGCTGCCTCCTTCGGACCCCACGTGCCAGGAGACCCCTCCCCCCAGATCTCCCCCGGTGGGTAATTCAGGTTCCACGGGGTTCTCTCGCCGAGGGAGTGGGCGTGGAGGAGGTCCCACCCCCTGGGGGCCCGCGTGGGATGCCGGGATCGCCCCTCCGGTCCTGCCACAAGACGAGGGGGCATGGCCTCTGCGAGTCACTCTGCTACAGTCCAGCTTCTAA
- the PLEKHA4 gene encoding pleckstrin homology domain-containing family A member 4 isoform X7, giving the protein MEGSRPRSSLSLASSASTISSLSSLSPKKPTRAVNKVHAFGKRGNALRRDPNLPVHIRGWLHKQDSSGLRLWKRRWFVLSGHCLFYYKDSREESVLGSVLLPSYNIRPDGPGAPRGRRFTFTAEHPGMRTYVLAADTLEDLRGWLRALGRASRAEGDDYGQPRSPARPQPGEGPGGPGGPPEVSRGEEGRISESPEVARLSRGRGRPRLLTPSPTTDLHSGLQMRRARSPDLFTPLSRPPSPLSLPRPRSAPARRPPAPSGDTAPPARPHTPLSRIDVRPPLDWGPQRQTLSRPPTPRRGPPSEAGGGKPPRSPQHWSQEPRTQVSREAPSGASTYLQLPPRPPGTRASMVLLPGPPLESTFHQSLETDTLLTKLCGQDRLLRRLQEEIDQKQEEKEQLEAALELTRQQLGQATREAGAPGRAWGRQRLLQDRLVSVRATLCHLTQERERVWDTYSGLEQELGTLRETLEYLLHLGSPQDRVSAQQQLWMVEDTLAGLGGPQKPPPHTEPDSPSPVLQGEESSERESLPESLELSSPRSPETDWGRPPGGDKDLASPHLGLGSPRVSRASSPEGRHLPSPQLGTKAPVARPRMSAQEQLERMRRNQECGRPFPRPTSPGLLTLGRTLSPARRQPDVEQRSKEHHPLLADFRRSPGAGSQPLPSPGY; this is encoded by the exons ATGGAGGGGAGCCGACCTCGCAGCAGCCTGAGCCTGGCCAGCAGCGCCTCCACCATCTCCTCGCTCAGCAGCCTGAGCCCCAAG AAGCCCACCCGGGCAGTAAACAAGGTCCACGCCTTTGGGAAGAGAGGCAATGCGCTCAGGAGGGATCCCAACCTTCCCGTGCACATCCGAGGCTGGCTTCATAAGCAG GACAGCTCGGGGCTCCGTCTCTGGAAACGCCGCTGGTTCGTCCTCTCCGGCCATTGCCTCTTTTATTACAAGG ACAGCCGCGAGGAGAGTGTCCTAGGCAGCGTTCTGCTCCCCAGCTACAATATTAGACCAGATGGGCCGGGAGCCCCCCGAGGGCGGCGCTTCACCTTCACC GCAGAGCACCCGGGCATGAGGACCTACGTTTTGGCCGCTGACACCTTAGAAGACCTGCGGGGCTGGCTACGGGCGCTGGGCCGGGCCTCCCGTGCGGAGGGGGACGACTA TGGGCAACCCAGGTCACCTGCACGACCCCAGCCCGGGGAGGGCCCCGGCGGCCCCGGTGGTCCCCCGGAGGTGAGCAGAGGGGAAGAGGGGCGCATCTCAGAATCACCGGAAGTGGCTCGACTCTCCAGAGGTCGTGGTAGACCCAGGCTGCTCACTCCCAGTCCCACAACCGACCTCCACTCTGGACTCCAGATGCGGAGGGCGAGGAGCCCCGA CCTGTTCACCCCCCTCTCTCGCCCTCCCTCGCCTCTGAGCCTCCCCCGTCCCCGTTCTGCCCCTGCGCGGCGACCCCCTGCCCCCTCAGGAGACACAGCACCCCCTGCCCGACCTCACACCCCGTTGAGTCGCATTGATGTCCGACCTCCTCTGGATTGGGGCCCCCAACGCCAGACCCTCTCCCGACCCCCTACTCCCCGCCGAGGACCTCCctctgaggctgggggaggaaagCCCCCCAGGAGTCCCCAGCACTGGAGTCAGGAGCCCAGAACACAGGTGAGCAGAGAG GCACCCTCTGGCGCCTCCACTTATCTCCAGCTCCCCCCACGGCCCCCTGGGACCCGGGCCTCCATGGTTTTATTG ccGGGTCCTCCCCTGGAGTCAACTTTCCACCAAAGCTTGGAGACAGAT ACGCTGCTGACCAAGTTGTGCGGGCAGGACCGGCTTCTGCGGAGGCTGCAGGAGGAGATAGACCAGAAGCAGGAGGAGAAG GAGCAACTAGAAGCAGCTCTGGAGTTGACCCGGCAACAGCTGGGCCAAGCCACCAGGGAGGCTGGGGCTCCCGGCAGGGCCTGGGGTCGCCAGCGCCTCCTGCAGGACCGGCTGGTCAGTGTGAGGGCCACCCTCTGTCACTTGACTCAG GAGCGAGAGAGGGTTTGGGACACGTACAGTGGCCTGGAGCAGGAGCTGGGCACCTTAAGAGAGACGCTGGAGTACCTGCTGCACCTCGGTTCTCCCCAG GACAGAGTGTCTGCTCAGCAGCAGCTGTGGATGGTGGAAGACACGCTGGCAGGTCTGGGTGGCCCCCAGAAACCGCCCCCACACACTGAGCCTGACTCCCCATCTCCCGTGCTCCAGGGCGAGGAGTCCTCAGAGAGGGAG AGCCTGCCAGAGTCCTTGGAACTGAGCTCCCCTAGGTCCCCCGAGACTGACTGGGGGCGGCCTCCTGGAGGCGACAAAGACCTCGCCAGCCCTCACTTAG GTCTTGGGTCTCCGAGGGTCTCCCGGGCTTCCAGCCCTGAGGGTCGCCACCTCCCTTCCCCACAGCTGGGAACCAAG GCCCCGGTGGCCCGGCCCCGGATGAGTGCCCAGGAGCAGCTGGAGCGGATGCGCAGAAACCAGGAATGTGGACGGCCCTTTCCTCGCCCGACCTCCCCCGGGCTTCTCACCCTGGGAAGGACACTGTCCCCAGCCAGACGCCAGCCTGACGTGGAGCAAAGG tccaaGGAACACCACCCCTTACTTGCCGACTTCCGAAGGTCACCGGGAGCGGGTTCTCAGCCTCTCCCAAGCCCTGGCTACTGA